In Lactiplantibacillus pentosus, the sequence AACTCTGTTCGTTGCTCAATCAACAAATCGCGTCGTGCTTCAGCAGTCATGCCGTCCTGGTGTAATAATTTCATATATTCAATCAAGGATTCAATCGACATCCCGGCTCGCCGTAACGTTTTAACATAGTAAATCCAATTCATGTCATTATCATCGTAATCACGATAACCACTTTCATTTCGATGAATTGGTGGTAGAATCCCAATTCGTTCCCAGTAACGTAAAGTGTCCTTTGTTACTTTAAATTGTTTACTAACTGCGTTAATATTCATTGCTTCACCTCTCTGCAGATTAATTCATACCAATCTCTCAATTGCTTTCTCACACCGTTTATATTGTTAAGTATAAACCTTGGTGTGAACTCCAAGGCAAGACTCAATTCAATTAATCTGCGATGCAATCCGTCTCTTGTCAAATGGTCATCATTTAGTTATGACATCACGATGTGCCAAATACCGTTCGTGGACGATCACTAAGCCCATAATGCAATCGACCGCCACAAGCATCCACATCATTGGCAGCCAAGCAACCGCCACGAGTAACAAGAGGGTCAACAAGATAACCAGTATCCCCGACAGCCCCGTTCCGCGGCCACTTACGGCAATTTTTTCGATGGCCCACATCACTAGCAAGCTACCAAATAACAATCCAGAGAAGGCTAACTTCAGTGTTAAGGTCGCTTCATCCAACGCTAAATGCAATGCGATCCCCATGCCAAAAATCAAGAAGATATCCAAAATAAAGAGCCAACTAGTCATAATAACCTTGATTGAAGAAGACAACGTGATATGCAGTTCCCCTAGAATCAAATAATAACTGCCACTGACTAACGCAATCAGGATAATACAAATAATAAACTGACTGAGGGCCACAGACTGACCACTTTCGGCAACGGCTTCATACAAACCCGCAATGATTTCACCTAATGCGATCATGGTCATCAGCCCGTAACGCTCAATGAGTGAATCCTTAACGACGTGTGTCATATTAGTTTGTTGATATTCACGTTCCAAATTAGGGTTAGCAAAGAAAACATCACCGAGATTAAAGATCAACGCCAGTACAATTATCGCAATAGACCACCGATTGGGGGTAAATAGGCTGATAATGAGCAACCCCGCTGAAACTAGGTGGACATTCGCCCAAACCCGCGATGCAGGTCCATGAATTCGATCATAGTGTGCAATACCAAACCAGACTGCAGCAAGCATCAGCTCAATCAGTAAGAACGCAATCGTCAGATGCGTGTAATTACCATGTAGCGCTTCTGGAATAAAAATCGCACCGATTCCTGTGAATATCATCTGAACATTAATGATAATGACGTTTAAAATTGAACCATTGCCGTGATTATCAAAGTACCCGGAAGTCTCACTCCATCCCCAGAGAAACCACCAAAATATCAACGTTGCATTCAAGATCGTGGTCCAAGACAAATGTTCGACGAGCCCATCAGTGATTCGTGAGAAAACGACGGCAAATATTAAATCATAAAATAATTCCAGCCAACTGATTTTACGACCATCGATTTGGTCGTCAATCGTACGTGGCCGGCCTAAAAAATTAAACACGCTCATAATCTCCTGTCATAATTTTATTTATAAAAAATAGCTATAACCTACTTGAGATTATAGCTATTATATAAATTTCAGGCAAGAATATGCGTCATG encodes:
- a CDS encoding low temperature requirement protein A, producing MFNFLGRPRTIDDQIDGRKISWLELFYDLIFAVVFSRITDGLVEHLSWTTILNATLIFWWFLWGWSETSGYFDNHGNGSILNVIIINVQMIFTGIGAIFIPEALHGNYTHLTIAFLLIELMLAAVWFGIAHYDRIHGPASRVWANVHLVSAGLLIISLFTPNRWSIAIIVLALIFNLGDVFFANPNLEREYQQTNMTHVVKDSLIERYGLMTMIALGEIIAGLYEAVAESGQSVALSQFIICIILIALVSGSYYLILGELHITLSSSIKVIMTSWLFILDIFLIFGMGIALHLALDEATLTLKLAFSGLLFGSLLVMWAIEKIAVSGRGTGLSGILVILLTLLLLVAVAWLPMMWMLVAVDCIMGLVIVHERYLAHRDVITK
- a CDS encoding MerR family transcriptional regulator; translated protein: MNINAVSKQFKVTKDTLRYWERIGILPPIHRNESGYRDYDDNDMNWIYYVKTLRRAGMSIESLIEYMKLLHQDGMTAEARRDLLIEQRTELQEQLNQTKQTIDYLSYKIDHFQDHILRNEAEKLFPESSERILDDVHDA